A window of the Hordeum vulgare subsp. vulgare chromosome 5H, MorexV3_pseudomolecules_assembly, whole genome shotgun sequence genome harbors these coding sequences:
- the LOC123395229 gene encoding pentatricopeptide repeat-containing protein At4g02750-like gives MAAAKATGFAAAATSAVFRSNQELTRLARSGQLAEARRLFDEMPHRNTVSYNAMLSALARHGHLADARRLFNEMPRRNLVSWNAMIAACSDHGRVADARELFDAMPVRDDFSWTLMVSCYARAGELKLARETIDRIPGKKCTACYNAMISGYAKNGRFDDAVTLLREMPSPDIVSWNSVLVGLTRNEKIVRAVQFFDEMPQRDMVSWNLMLEGYVRAGDLNAAAVFFERVPSPNVVSWVTLLNGYCRAGRIGEARELFDGMPERNVVSWNVMLGGYLRLSRMDEAYRLFAEMPDKNSISWTTMISALVRAGKLQEAKDVLNKMPFDSFAAKTALMHGYLQSKMIDDARHIFDALEVRDAVCWNTMISGYVHCGMLDEAMVLFQQMPNKDMVSWNTMISGYAHDGQMRKAVSIFRKMNQRNAVSWNSVISGFVQNGLCFEALQYFVLMRRDAKMADWSTYACCLSACADLAALQVGRQFHSLLVRSGYISDSCAGNSLISAYAKCGRILEARQIFDEMAGQDIVSWNALIDGYASNGRGTEAISVFREMEANDVRPDEVTFVGVLSACSHAGLIDEGLGFFNSMTKEYSLQPVAEHYACMVDLLGRAGRLSEAFKLIQGMQIQPNAGVWGALLGACRVHKNDELAQFAADKLFELEPRKTSNFVLLSNISAEAGKWDAAENMRTLIKERGVRKPPGLSGST, from the coding sequence ATGGCCGCGGCGAAGGCCACCGGCTTCGCCGCGGCGGCGACCTCCGCAGTGTTCCGTAGCAACCAGGAGCTCACACGACTGGCGCGTTCGGGACAGCTGGCCGAGGCACGCCGCTTGTTCGATGAGATGCCCCACCGCAACACCGTCTCCTACAACGCCATGCTCTCCGCGCTCGCgcgccacggccacctcgccgACGCGCGGCGCCTGTTCAACGAGATGCCCCGCCGCAATCTCGTCTCCTGGAACGCTATGATCGCGGCCTGCTCTGACCACGGCCGTGTCGCGGACGCCCGGGAGCTGTTTGACGCAATGCCCGTCCGGGACGACTTCTCCTGGACGCTCATGGTCTCCTGTTATGCACGCGCAGGGGAGCTCAAGCTTGCTAGGGAGACGATCGATCGAATACCTGGGAAGAAGTGCACGGCGTGCTACAATGCCATGATCTCTGGATACGCGAAGAATGGCAGGTTTGATGACGCGGTGACGTTGCTGCGGGAAATGCCATCCCCTGACATAGTTTCTTGGAACTCGGTGCTGGTCGGGTTGACCCGCAATGAGAAAATAGTTCGGGCGGTCCAGTTCTTTGACGAGATGCCGCAAAGGGACATGGTGTCCTGGAACTTGATGCTGGAGGGTTATGTGCGCGCTGGAGATCTCAATGCGGCTGCTGTCTTCTTTGAGAGAGTTCCGTCACCTAATGTCGTTTCTTGGGTCACCTTGCTCAATGGTTATTGCCGGGCAGGGAGGATAGGTGAGGCGAGAGAATTGTTCGACGGAATGCCTGAACGGAATGTGGTGTCTTGGAATGTGATGCTTGGTGGGTATTTGCGGCTTTCGCGCATGGATGAGGCCTATAGATTGTTTGCAGAGATGCCAGATAAGAACTCAATTTCATGGACGACAATGATAAGTGCATTAGTGCGTGCTGGTAAGCTCCAAGAAGCAAAGGATGTGCTGAACAAGATGCCTTTCGACAGTTTTGCAGCAAAGACTGCACTGATGCATGGCTATCTGCAGAGCAAGATGATCGATGACGCACGCCACATCTTTGATGCACTTGAAGTCCGAGATGCTGTGTGCTGGAATACGATGATATCTGGCTATGTCCATTGTGGAATGCTTGACGAGGCCATGGTGTTGTTCCAGCAAATGCCAAACAAGGATATGGTTTCTTGGAACACCATGATTTCTGGCTATGCCCATGATGGTCAAATGCGCAAGGCAGTAAGTATATTCAGGAAGATGAATCAGAGGAATGCAGTATCGTGGAATTCAGTTATCTCCGGGTTTGTTCAGAATGGGCTCTGTTTCGAAGCACTCCAATATTTCGTGCTCATGAGAAGGGACGCAAAGATGGCTGACTGGTCCACATATGCGTGTTGTCTCAGCGCATGCGCGGACTTGGCTGCTTTGCAAGTCGGGAGGCAATTCCACAGTCTACTTGTCAGGAGTGGGTACATCAGTGATTCCTGTGCTGGAAATTCCCTGATTTCTGCATATGCCAAGTGTGGACGGATCTTAGAAGCAAGACAAATATTTGATGAGATGGCAGGTCAGGACATTGTTTCATGGAATGCGCTCATTGATGGCTATGCTTCTAATGGCCGTGGGACCGAGGCGATCTCCGTTTTCCGAGAAATGGAAGCCAATGATGTCCGACCCGACGAGGTCACATTTGTGGGTGTCTTATCAGCCTGTAGTCATGCAGGATTGATTGACGAAGGGCTGGGTTTCTTCAACTCGATGACAAAAGAATACTCATTACAGCCTGTGGCAGAACACTATGCTTGCATGGTGGATCTACTTGGAAGGGCTGGGAGATTGAGTGAAGCCTTTAAACTTATTCAGGGAATGCAGATCCAGCCTAATGCTGGTGTATGGGGTGCATTGCTTGGAGCATGTCGGGTACACAAGAATGACGAGCTCGCGCAGTTTGCAGCCGATAAGTTATTTGAACTGGAACCTCGCAAGACTTCGAACTTTGTTCTGCTGTCTAACATCAGCGCGGAGGCAGGCAAGTGGGATGCAGCTGAAAACATGAGGACCTTGATTAAAGAAAGAGGAGTGCGTAAGCCGCCTGGTTTATCTGGATCGACGTAG